The genomic DNA GGCCGCCGCGTGCTCGTGCTCGAGAAGAACCACGCGCTGGGTGGCATCCTCGCGTCATACACCCGCGACGGATTCAAGATCGACGTTGGCAGTCATCTGATCTCTCGTGGAGAGAAGGGCCCGATCGGGCACGTGCTCTCCGAACTGGGTCTGGCAAAGCCCCGCTTCATCACCCACCGCATCCCCGTGCGCTCGCGCGGCATGTTCGAGCTGGCGGCGCCGGAGAAGCGCCTTCAGCTTCCCGCGTACGCCCTGGAGGCGGCGCGCAAACTGGGCCTTTCTGCGGCAGAAATGGCCAGTCTCGCGCGCATGTTGTTCCAGGTCTTTACCCTCACCGAGCCCGAGCTGCGGCGCTGGGATGGGCGCACGCTCGACGAGTTCGTGCGCGAACACACCGAGCACCCCGGCGCCTACTTCTTGTTCAGTTTCCTCGCCAGCATCTTCTTCGTGCTTCCACCCTGGCAGGTGTCTGCGGGCGAAGCGGTGCGCTGTCTGCGCTGGGTGATCCGCGCCTACAGCCTCTCGTACGTCGAGGGCGGGATGGACAGCATCATCCACGCGCTGCTCGGCCTCGTGCCGGCAGGCGACGGAGAGATCGTCACCGAAGCGCGGGTTGTCTCCATCGCGGAGCACCGAGGGGGGCTCTCGGTGGCGACGGAGGATGGCACCGAGTATCGCTCGCCCGTGGTGGTGTGCAATTTGGCTCCGCGCGACAGCTTGCCGTTGCTCGAGGGGATGAGCCTGCCGAAGGACTGGGTGAGCCAGGTGGAGGGCGTGCAAGGTTCCGGCAACGCACACCAGATCAAGTTTGCGCTGCGACGCCCGCTGATCGAAGAGGGATGTTTGATTGCCGGCGTCTCACTCGGTGGACACACCCTCGCCGACCTCAGTCTCGAATTGATGAGGGACACCGTGGCCGCGATCGACGACGGGCGGGTCTCCGATCCGATGGCCATCTACGCGCCAG from Myxococcales bacterium includes the following:
- a CDS encoding NAD(P)/FAD-dependent oxidoreductase gives rise to the protein MTLLPIPPTCSQGSQLHYDVIVVGSGIGGSVAAGVLAQRGRRVLVLEKNHALGGILASYTRDGFKIDVGSHLISRGEKGPIGHVLSELGLAKPRFITHRIPVRSRGMFELAAPEKRLQLPAYALEAARKLGLSAAEMASLARMLFQVFTLTEPELRRWDGRTLDEFVREHTEHPGAYFLFSFLASIFFVLPPWQVSAGEAVRCLRWVIRAYSLSYVEGGMDSIIHALLGLVPAGDGEIVTEARVVSIAEHRGGLSVATEDGTEYRSPVVVCNLAPRDSLPLLEGMSLPKDWVSQVEGVQGSGNAHQIKFALRRPLIEEGCLIAGVSLGGHTLADLSLELMRDTVAAIDDGRVSDPMAIYAPVPTNYDPSLGPDGKQLVVASIYGPVRSDPADPPERWRERILAAFASILPGFWDELEWVEWSPVPEVGLWMGKSNNAAISNGQRPGQVGAERLPVVTPVPGLFFAGDGAGGRGIGTELATVSALEAVAAIESLASARRAA